actacctttttttttccaacacatttgttacccccttttttacctttcgcctgaacatgttcaggcaaaaactGTTAAACTTTGTTAACCGATTGTAACGCAAAACGCAACATGGTGTTTGGGAGGTACCTCCGTGTAAACGATTCGAATCTTGTTGTCTACGTCCAAAGCGCGTGcatccgcttctccccccgttCACGGCGGTGCGCATTTCTGTATAAGTggtacatgtgtgcacagggccgttttttttttttaagggaACACAAATTGCAAACACGTCAGCGAGCGAGGAAGTGAACACCATAAGAAGTGAACCTTCCGAGGGATGAGAAAATTCCTTttcatgtacatttttaaaattggtgAGGAACAAGCGCTTCATAAATGCAGGGCAAGTTCAATTGTCCTACGGCCTCCCACCATGCGGAGATTTGCGCAACAGCGTCTGTGCGTGTGTGCGCACGTGGGTAAATTCTCGCGTGCGCACAAACGACTCTGCAAAATTGCTCTGCACAATCGCTCTGCACAATCACTCTGCATAGTCGCTCTTCTCAATCACTCTGCACAGCCGCTATGCACAAATGCCGCGTACACCGCCCCtgcgcactttttttccgaCCAACCGGACATGCTAACACCCCGCGCACGCGAAACTGGGCCCACTGCGGTAGTTTCCCCTGCACGAGCGAACGTTTGGGAGGGATCAGGAAAGGCAAAACGTAAAACAGAAAAGAGGAAGCCAAACATCTAATCAAGCACCCAATCAGACACGCTAGCTATACAAATGTAGCACTTGCACATGTTCCCACTTGCACATGTTCCCACTTGCGCATGTTCCCACTTGCGCATGTTCCCACTCGCACCAACTGCACAGACGGCCAGTAGCCCCCGCCTATCCACCCATTAGCATGAACACCCGCGCGTGCAACTTACTTGCATTATTGGCATCCCTGCTCTCCATGACCTCTCCCGGGTATAACCTAACCCCAGCGCATTCGATGCACACGGAACAGACACAATGGGaaagggaacaaaacaaCAGCGGGTGCAACAACCAAGTGTtactaaaaataatcaaaaacGAAATAAGCTTCGAACAACTACCTTCCAATAGTCTACTCATGACATCAAAGATATACAACATAAATGAACTCTTCGTGAACTTTttggaagataaaaaattgagcaaaattgtaaaggCCTGTGGGGACTACATTTATTTGAAGAACCTTCAGATGGTTATCTTTACCATCAaggaaaatgtgaacagggattttttgcgaatttttttccgtgtCCTTATAAATAGTGACGTGTGTGTGGAGTTCAATCAGAGGGCCTCTCTTCAGGATAGTTGACAATGGGGACTGCATGTAGGGGAGGAAGGGGAGTAACCGCCCCTGGTTTGTTACCACTGAGTTAGCAACCATGGGTTCAAAATTGCTAACCGGATGAGCAGCACTCCCCGGAAGAGACTCTCCGGTGAAACTGGTAACTGGGGAGTTCCGCTCCTTCCCCACGTTGTGGAAGCGCTATCGGGGTACACACCCACTAGCATACACATAGTTGAACTGTTATGTGTCCCCCAAGTGACGCGCCGCAGTTGTCACGCTTGATATGTGTACGCATGTGTAGATGCATATTTACACATGCGTAAATGTGCATCTACAcatgcatgtttttttttttctgccgtTTTAGTTACATGCGCAAAGAGAGCAGTGACCAGTAAACAGCCAAGTGGGACACGATCGGATGAGCTGCACTTGTGTTGCCCCCAATTGGGCGTAGGTACCTCCCAGGTCTGCCAATTTATGCGCAGGGGTAGTCACTTTTGTGTGAACAAGTGAAGGAGGAACCCTCCAGGGGCAGCGCCAACTGCCCACCTGAAGGTAtattccccatttggaaatTGTCCACATGTTGGGAGTTTCTCCCCCAAACAAAGACACACTGTCTAAAATGGACTCTCTTAAAAACAGTGCAATAGTTGAAGCATGTAATTAAACGGTGgagcatatttatttgtttttacgGGGATGTAACTCCAAAATGAGTTCGCCCtctggaaaaggaaaaccatTTATGTGTGAAGCTGTTCGGTGTTGTTACTATGCAGTTAGCTAGTTAGCTAGATAACtagttgcctttttttttttNNNNNNNNNNTCTGTTcaataaaaagtaaaggaaaaaaaaaataggcta
The sequence above is drawn from the Plasmodium cynomolgi strain B DNA, chromosome 10, whole genome shotgun sequence genome and encodes:
- a CDS encoding hypothetical protein (putative), yielding MNTRACNLLALLASLLSMTSPGYNLTPAHSMHTEQTQWEREQNNSGCNNQVLLKIIKNEISFEQLPSNSLLMTSKIYNINELFVNFLEDKKLSKIVKACGDYIYLKNLQMVIFTIKENVNRDFLRIFFRVLINSDVYMRKESSDQ